The genomic window TAGATAGTAATGCAAACTTCAGGTGGTGTTGGTTGTTGGTTCATTTGTTAGATTATGCAAGCTTAGTTACTTATCCAGTTTCCGAGGAGCTGGTAGAGTTGAACCGGTCCAGAAGTGGCAAAAATCTGTCATAGCAGGTAAACACGCTTGACTATAAATGATTGTTAAATAAACGCTATCATTGAAAACTTGTAAGATTACAATTGATGTAATAAAGGTGCCGACAACACAAACCTGATTCTGCTTTagttcaccccccccccccccccacctcgtTTCTTCTGACATATGCTAAGTTAGTTTCAGCTTTTCATGTGCGCTTCTAGCATCTATTTTAGCTGTTATCCTTGCTTCTTGGACATCTTTCAGTTAATTGATTCTACTTGTAGCACGCTGTGCTGTGATGGGGTTTGTTCTTGGCTAAAAATGATGTGTTGGAATCATTTATCTAGATTGGATTTATTGATCAGTTGCTTTTGTTATCTTAGAGTTCATTATATATGCTTTTAACTCATTTAGGTTCACCAaagctattttttcttttgacaaATTTCTCTGCTCCTTTAACTCATTTAGATTCTCCAaagctattttttcttttgttgctcgAGTATATTTAGTTTGTTTATTAATTGCTTGAAGTCTTTTaactttttcttctgtttttgtAGATTGACGAGAATGTCCAAAGGGAGATCATGAACCACAGGTCGCTAAGGCATCCCAACATAGTTAAATTCAAGGAGGTAAGTCCCTTTTGGCTCTTTGGAAGCAATACAAACTCAAAACTTAAAATTCAACTATACCATTAAATTTGTTTTACTGTTAAAAAACCACCATTTTTCATTCTAAAATTGGTAATTTTTAAGCCAATAATTTGGTAATATTAGTAAAGGCACAGTCCAGTACTTCTGGAAAATTCACAGCACGGGTTTTCTAAATCAATACCTTCTGTAGCAAAAACTCCTATTGCCCTGGCCTTAGGTCCTAACACCTTCTACCAGATTAATCATTTTGGTGGAAAAACCTCCCCCTCCAATGCATTTTATAACACAATctttaaaattcttaaaattctTGTAAGCTCAACTCCTGTGATGCTCAACTTTTTGTAATGCTCAACTTTTGTAATCTCTAGCCTTCCAGCAACACAATAATGTTTGTCTGTAATCCATCCTCCAATTTGAATTGGACAAATGGAATATAAATACAAATGTATCCAAGTTGCAGAATTTAATGACTCTTCTGGTGGTAACTCATGCCTGTAGGTTCTGTGTCATAAGCGCTTTTACTGTTTTGAGTAGTTGGGGGTTTAGGCTGTGTGTGGTTATTCACTTGTTTGGTAGAATAGTTCCTTAAATCGTCACTCTGAGCACTCCTAGAgtccttttttgtttcttctttccCTGTGTAGAACTTCTAGGCAATTTGTTTCAACTGCACTTGGATGCTTATCAGCATTCAGCAGCTATGTGTAGCCTGCCCTAGTGCCATGCCCTCTAAGGCAGTACTTATGTCACTCAGGCTTGAGAGTTTTTTTTGGGTCAATATCTCATAATTGTTGATGGATTGTGATGCAATCATTCATTTAATGACTACTGGAAAGGGACAATTACCTAGTAGTGTGCTTTATCCTCTTGTTCACTACTGCAGACGAATAGTGTTTTCGGTGTTAAGTCTTCTTGTGATTATGTTCTTTGGAATGGATTTATCTGCAGCATGTATTTGTCAGCTATCATTCTAGTGGTAATTCATATTCCTGGTTCTGTGATAAACCAATTTGTGGTGTTTGCATTTGTCAATACGCCTATACCAGACAAAGACATAGCACGGTACTGCAGTGACTATTTGGCACTGCTTGATTTGGAGGAGTTAATCGGAGACCTGTATATATTtctgtcaaaaatatatatatatatatatcaatgaaGATCACACATTACTACATCTTGTCTGTCTCAAGTTTAAATCAGTTACCATATCAAGATTGCAAACTTAAAGAGAGAACTTAGTTTTTCAGGTTGTGCTAACTCCCACACATTTGGCCATAGTTATGGAATACGCTGCTGGTGGTGAGCTATTCGAGAGGATCTGCAGCGCTGGGAAATTTAGTGAGGATGAGGTAGAGAATATTTACTACAATCTGTCATATTACTCAATACATGTTCATCAATTGATATTTTATGCATTCTACTCCTGCAGGCAAGATTCTTCTTCCAACAACTGATTTCAGGAGTTAGCTATTGTCATTCCATGGTACAATAGTTCTCTCCAACTAACCAGAGTTGAGCAACTTAACTAGAACACTTGTGTCAtaacaatattttcttttctacaGCAAATATGTCACAGAGATTTGAAATTAGAAAATACTCTCCTGGATGGTAGTATAGCACCTCGGCTAAagatatgtgattttggttacTCCAAGGTAACCATTGCAGATTATGAACTTTAATAATCACCAACTTGCTAAATGAAGATTGAACTCTAACTCAACACTCGTTCTTTCTTTCAGTCCTCTGTGTTGCACTCTCAGCCAAAATCAACAGTTGGCACACCAGCTTACATTGCTCCCGAGGTCCTTGCTAGAAAGGAATATGATGGAAAGGTGATTTCTTCCTTTGCTATTTCTCGTTTCCAATGGTGTATTTCCTGTGGAATGACACACAAACTAATTGTGTATTCTACAAAAAAGAAGTATTGGTTCCTAAAACTGAAACCCTCAACTTCATCGTGTGCAATTTAGGTCGCTGATGTTTGGTCCTGTGGAGTTACGCTGTATGTGATGCTTGTCGGTGCTTATCCCTTTGAGGACCCTGACGAGCCGAGGAATTTCTGCAAGACGCTTACTGTGAGCTGACGAAGTGTCACCCAGCAATCAGTTATGCATATGAAATTCCACATTTTACTTTGTTCAGCTCATCTCGtgcttctgtttttttttctgcagcGGATTCTCAGCGTACAATACGCAGTTCCTGATTACGTCCGAGTTTCAATGGAGTGCAGACATCTGCTGTCCCGGATCTTCGTGGCAAACCCTGAGCAAGTAATTCTTCTGTTGAAACATTTTTCGCGACAAAAACCATAAAACTGCTGCATTCTCATCAGCCATTTGGTGCAGCGAATAACCATCCCCGAGATCAAGAACCACCCGTGGTTCCTCAAGAACCTGCCTATCGAGATGACCGACGAGTACCAGATGGGCCTGCAGATGACCGACATGAACGTCCCATCGCAGAGCCTGGAGGAGGTCATGGCCATCATACAGGAGGCGCGGAAGTCCGGCGAGGGGCTGAAGTTCGCCGGGCAGCTCCCCGGCCTTGGGAGCATGGATCTCGATGACATCGATATCGATGACATCGACGTCGAGGACAGTGGCGACTTCGTGTGCGCCTTGTGACGAGCAAGTGGTTTGGTTCCGGCCGTCAGGCGAAGCGGCCATGAACTCTTCTCTTCTGGTATTGTGTTCTGTTGTTGATCCACGTTGTTTGTTTTCAGAGAGCTCCCATTTTGTTGTTGTACTACCACATATTTTCTGTAAACGATGTAGTGACGCTGTGGATAAATAATAGACTCTTGTAATTTTTATGTTGTATTCTTGCTGAATTCTTGGTGTTA from Phragmites australis chromosome 14, lpPhrAust1.1, whole genome shotgun sequence includes these protein-coding regions:
- the LOC133890009 gene encoding serine/threonine-protein kinase SAPK2, with translation MERYEVIKDIGAGNFGVAKLARDVRTKELFAVKFIERGMKIDENVQREIMNHRSLRHPNIVKFKEVVLTPTHLAIVMEYAAGGELFERICSAGKFSEDEARFFFQQLISGVSYCHSMQICHRDLKLENTLLDGSIAPRLKICDFGYSKSSVLHSQPKSTVGTPAYIAPEVLARKEYDGKVADVWSCGVTLYVMLVGAYPFEDPDEPRNFCKTLTRILSVQYAVPDYVRVSMECRHLLSRIFVANPEQRITIPEIKNHPWFLKNLPIEMTDEYQMGLQMTDMNVPSQSLEEVMAIIQEARKSGEGLKFAGQLPGLGSMDLDDIDIDDIDVEDSGDFVCAL